From Streptomyces asiaticus, one genomic window encodes:
- a CDS encoding HAD family hydrolase, with translation MTIKGALFDFSGTLFRIESTESWLRAALERTGTTVPEEEVVRYARDLEDAGALPGGAPPLAVPPHLEDVWQVRDRDAELHRAAYTGLARQVPLPRPELYDALYDRHREPAAWRPYPDAPEALGELRRRGVRIAVVSNIGWDLRPVFRAHGLDGLVDAYALSFEHGVQKPDPQLFQAACDALGLDPGDAVMVGDDRRADAGAAALGRRVHLVDHLPVDRHPDALRAVLGPLPDAATAP, from the coding sequence GTGACCATAAAGGGCGCCCTGTTCGACTTCTCGGGGACGCTGTTCCGCATCGAGTCCACCGAGTCCTGGCTCCGTGCCGCGCTGGAGCGAACCGGAACCACCGTCCCGGAGGAGGAGGTCGTACGGTACGCGCGGGATCTGGAGGACGCCGGGGCGCTTCCCGGCGGCGCCCCGCCGCTCGCGGTGCCCCCGCACCTGGAGGACGTGTGGCAGGTACGGGACCGCGACGCCGAACTGCACCGGGCCGCCTACACCGGTCTGGCCCGCCAGGTGCCGCTCCCCCGCCCCGAGCTCTACGACGCCCTCTATGACCGCCACAGGGAGCCCGCCGCCTGGCGGCCGTACCCCGACGCCCCCGAGGCGCTGGGCGAGCTGCGCCGGCGCGGTGTGCGGATCGCGGTGGTCAGCAACATCGGCTGGGATCTGCGCCCGGTCTTCCGCGCCCACGGCCTGGACGGGCTGGTGGACGCCTATGCGCTCTCGTTCGAGCACGGCGTCCAGAAGCCGGATCCACAGCTGTTCCAGGCCGCGTGCGACGCGCTGGGGCTGGACCCGGGTGACGCCGTGATGGTGGGCGACGACCGCAGGGCGGACGCGGGAGCGGCGGCCCTGGGCCGCCGGGTCCATCTGGTGGACCATCTCCCGGTGGACCGGCACCCGGACGCCCTGCGGGCGGTTCTCGGCCCGCTGCCGGACGCCGCCACGGCTCCTTAG
- a CDS encoding cytochrome P450, whose translation MDEIRDYPELRAAACPFSPPPGYEELRERSAVTRVRMWDGSTPFLVTGYHEARTVLGDDRFSADGTHKAMPRFVKFEVPADVFNLGRMDDPEHARIRRMLTAHFTIRRTEAMRPMIQDIVDGLLDRLIAEGPPADLVADFAFPLPSQVIAVMLGVSDADFAEFQRASQGVMDFTVSTEEMGAALGVMVDYVSRMCAAKRAAPGDDLLSRLIVDQERTGALTQQQVVATALVLLLAGHETTANMIALSTVLLLRNPDQLARLRADPGLMPNAVDELLRYITIVQEGTGRVAIEDVEVGGVLIPAGEGVIINLPSANRDPHFAGAHELDLRRPNAREHIAFGFGVHQCLGQTLARVELQIALETLVRRLPTLRLEVPFEDLAFLYESMNFGVARVPVAW comes from the coding sequence ATGGACGAGATACGCGACTACCCCGAACTGCGGGCTGCTGCATGCCCGTTCTCACCCCCGCCGGGATACGAGGAGCTGCGCGAGCGGTCCGCCGTCACACGGGTGCGGATGTGGGACGGCAGCACCCCGTTCCTCGTCACCGGCTATCACGAGGCGCGGACCGTGCTCGGCGACGACAGGTTCAGCGCCGACGGCACCCACAAGGCGATGCCCCGCTTTGTGAAGTTCGAGGTGCCGGCCGATGTGTTCAACCTCGGGAGGATGGACGATCCGGAGCACGCCCGGATCCGCCGCATGCTCACCGCGCACTTCACCATCCGGCGCACCGAGGCGATGCGGCCGATGATCCAGGACATCGTGGACGGCCTCCTGGACCGGCTGATCGCCGAGGGGCCGCCGGCCGACCTGGTGGCCGACTTCGCCTTCCCGCTGCCGTCCCAGGTGATCGCCGTGATGCTGGGGGTCTCCGACGCCGACTTCGCCGAGTTCCAGCGGGCGTCGCAGGGCGTCATGGACTTCACCGTGTCGACCGAGGAGATGGGCGCCGCGCTCGGTGTCATGGTGGACTACGTCTCCCGGATGTGTGCGGCCAAGCGCGCCGCCCCGGGCGACGACCTCCTCAGCCGGCTCATCGTCGACCAGGAGCGGACGGGCGCGCTCACCCAGCAACAGGTGGTCGCCACCGCCCTGGTGCTGCTGCTGGCCGGGCACGAGACCACCGCCAACATGATCGCCCTGTCCACCGTCCTGCTGCTGCGAAACCCCGACCAGCTCGCCCGGCTGCGGGCGGACCCCGGGCTGATGCCCAACGCGGTGGACGAACTGCTCCGGTACATCACGATCGTCCAGGAGGGCACCGGACGGGTGGCCATCGAGGACGTCGAGGTCGGCGGCGTACTCATCCCGGCCGGCGAAGGGGTGATCATCAACCTGCCCAGCGCCAACCGCGATCCCCACTTCGCGGGCGCCCACGAGCTGGACCTGAGGCGGCCGAACGCCCGCGAGCACATCGCGTTCGGCTTCGGCGTGCACCAGTGCCTGGGGCAGACCCTCGCCCGGGTCGAGCTCCAGATCGCCCTGGAGACCCTGGTGCGACGGCTGCCGACGCTGCGCCTGGAGGTTCCGTTCGAGGACCTGGCGTTCCTGTACGAGTCGATGAACTTCGGCGTCGCCCGTGTGCCCGTCGCCTGGTGA
- a CDS encoding ferredoxin has product MKVSVDQEKCCAAGHCALAAPEVFDQREEDGAVVLLDPNPPLALRNSVAEASFLCPAAAIAVED; this is encoded by the coding sequence GTGAAGGTCTCGGTGGATCAGGAGAAGTGCTGTGCGGCCGGACACTGCGCGCTGGCCGCGCCGGAGGTGTTCGACCAGCGGGAGGAGGACGGGGCCGTCGTGCTGCTGGACCCGAACCCGCCGCTCGCGCTCCGCAACAGCGTCGCCGAGGCGTCGTTCCTCTGCCCGGCCGCCGCGATCGCGGTAGAGGATTAG
- a CDS encoding LVIVD repeat-containing protein: protein MKPWERPPQRRRYLGAAAAAFGLVATLLAAGPAAATPDPGDAPHKERVTKSQQSEARTAIENGDIPGVDQIVHSDNVSHLTNIPKQDLKGVNSDLAFQGKYAFAGNYDGFVIYDISRPKSPKIVSQVLCPGSQNDVSVSGDLLFLSTDSSRSDNSCNSTTQPATEKSSWEGMKVFDISDKRNPEYVAAVETSCGSHTHTLVPERKDVYIYVSSYSPSATFPDCQPPHDGISVIKVPREAPEKAAVIDFPVLFPDGGNPGGPTNPGVSQTTGCHDLTTFPALKLAAGACMGDGILLDIADPAKPRVIDRVEDNVNFAFWHSATFNERGTKVVFTDELGGGVAATCNTEVGQDRGADGIYDIVGKGDKRKLVFRSYFKIPRHQADTENCVAHNGSLIPAKGRDIMVQAWYQGGVSIWDFTDSDRPKEIGYFERGPLSADTLITGGSWSAYYYNGYIYSNDIQKGFDVLKIHDRRTDSAASVRLRELNTQTQPDYR from the coding sequence GTGAAGCCGTGGGAAAGACCTCCGCAGCGGCGCAGATACCTCGGCGCGGCCGCGGCCGCCTTCGGACTGGTGGCCACCTTGCTGGCCGCGGGCCCGGCGGCCGCGACGCCCGACCCCGGTGACGCTCCCCACAAGGAGCGGGTGACGAAGAGCCAGCAGTCGGAAGCCAGGACCGCCATCGAGAACGGCGACATACCCGGTGTGGACCAGATCGTCCACAGCGACAATGTCAGCCACCTCACCAACATCCCCAAGCAGGACCTCAAGGGCGTCAACTCCGACCTGGCCTTCCAGGGCAAGTACGCCTTCGCGGGCAACTACGACGGCTTTGTCATCTACGACATCAGCCGGCCGAAGAGCCCGAAGATCGTGAGCCAGGTGCTCTGCCCGGGCTCCCAGAACGATGTGTCGGTCTCAGGAGACCTGCTCTTCCTCTCCACCGACTCCTCGCGCAGCGACAACTCCTGCAACAGCACCACCCAGCCCGCGACCGAGAAGTCCTCGTGGGAGGGCATGAAGGTCTTCGACATCAGCGACAAGCGGAACCCGGAGTACGTCGCCGCCGTCGAGACCTCCTGCGGTTCGCACACCCACACCCTGGTGCCCGAGCGCAAGGACGTGTACATCTACGTCTCCTCGTACTCGCCCAGCGCCACCTTCCCGGACTGCCAGCCTCCGCACGACGGCATCTCCGTCATCAAGGTGCCCCGCGAGGCGCCCGAGAAGGCCGCGGTCATCGACTTCCCCGTGCTCTTCCCGGACGGCGGAAACCCCGGTGGGCCCACCAACCCCGGCGTCTCCCAGACCACCGGCTGCCATGACCTCACCACGTTCCCCGCGCTGAAGCTGGCGGCGGGCGCGTGCATGGGCGACGGCATCCTGCTCGACATCGCCGACCCCGCGAAGCCGCGGGTCATCGACCGGGTCGAGGACAACGTGAACTTCGCCTTCTGGCACTCGGCCACCTTCAACGAGCGCGGCACCAAGGTCGTGTTCACCGATGAGCTGGGCGGTGGCGTGGCCGCCACCTGCAACACCGAGGTGGGCCAGGACCGAGGTGCCGACGGCATCTACGACATCGTCGGCAAGGGCGACAAGCGCAAGCTGGTCTTCCGGAGCTACTTCAAGATCCCGCGCCACCAGGCCGACACGGAGAACTGTGTGGCCCACAACGGCTCGCTGATCCCGGCCAAGGGCCGCGACATCATGGTCCAGGCGTGGTACCAGGGCGGCGTGTCCATCTGGGACTTCACCGACTCCGACCGGCCGAAGGAGATCGGCTACTTCGAGCGCGGGCCGCTCTCCGCCGACACGCTCATCACCGGCGGCTCCTGGTCCGCGTACTACTACAACGGCTACATCTACTCCAACGACATCCAGAAGGGCTTCGACGTCCTGAAGATCCACGACCGGCGCACCGACAGCGCCGCGTCGGTCCGGCTGCGCGAGCTCAACACGCAGACGCAGCCCGACTACCGCTGA
- a CDS encoding DUF305 domain-containing protein gives MLNRRTTLHSASLVAAAAAAALALVLTGCDSESGGGADAGKGKDGKPAVIAPGKPGEAAKKLSAEEAAKAGDDDSPNTADRSYVRMMIEHHRQALVMTGLAADHAKSAKVKRLAERIASGQKPEIEAMRAWQKTAGGEPKGGDGDGHEGHDAKMPGMATEAQLARLRAARGADFDALFLKLMITHHRGAVSMATDVLAQGNNVRVEEMANDVIAQQSSEIRRMRQMS, from the coding sequence GTGTTGAACCGCCGTACGACGCTCCACTCCGCATCTCTCGTGGCCGCCGCCGCGGCGGCCGCCCTGGCACTCGTCCTGACCGGCTGTGACTCGGAGAGCGGCGGCGGGGCCGACGCGGGGAAGGGCAAGGACGGGAAGCCCGCGGTGATCGCGCCGGGCAAGCCCGGCGAGGCGGCGAAGAAGCTGTCGGCCGAGGAGGCGGCGAAGGCGGGGGACGACGACTCCCCCAACACGGCCGACCGCTCCTACGTCCGCATGATGATCGAGCACCACCGGCAGGCCCTGGTGATGACCGGCCTCGCCGCCGACCACGCCAAGTCGGCGAAGGTCAAGCGGCTCGCGGAGCGCATCGCGTCCGGGCAGAAGCCGGAGATCGAGGCGATGCGCGCCTGGCAGAAGACGGCCGGCGGCGAGCCGAAGGGCGGCGACGGGGACGGCCACGAGGGCCATGACGCGAAGATGCCGGGGATGGCCACCGAGGCGCAGCTCGCGCGGCTGCGCGCCGCCAGGGGCGCCGACTTCGACGCGCTCTTCCTCAAGCTGATGATCACCCATCACCGGGGCGCGGTCTCCATGGCCACGGATGTGCTGGCCCAGGGCAACAACGTCCGGGTGGAGGAGATGGCGAACGACGTGATCGCGCAGCAGAGCAGCGAGATCCGGCGGATGCGGCAGATGTCGTAG
- a CDS encoding helix-turn-helix transcriptional regulator — translation MRLTDYQSELRDVLGAAAEGNGGLLQVIGGPGVGKTTLLGSLKERAAASGAVCLTASGFADDTAIPFNIVEQLIRSSTATGALDVVARWRTAGERYAEAEHDLLRSLVREISDVLHRIAGGRQLILAVDDAEHADYPSLMCLLHIARHASGTRTLVVMTSGQTHHLCTRLHSFHHLYKIDIGTLPESGVERLLERYGDADLADRIHSSCHAISGGNPRLVKALLRDHLKTARSGAGAEVTVGAEFQDAYRLSLLSHQALLQVAQALAVLGPYGSPWRVATLLECGAERASRAMDLLNSAGLLRDGRFRHPAAHSVALETLAAEDRARLSAKAAELLYAEGADPVAVAELLVTADKTPDQKGVAVLWQAAQKNLDEGCTEEAIASLRLADRADLSRREHMDILMALVGALWSSNPAAAEPELDRLLAAIRAESPADIPEQYQCFLLFMVLWFGRYADADETFKWSSGCDDTDTASSMAALRVTRQWVTFLKPMLIHDFPGQDVPDGEVDGLWAANLEHGLQLSVDELGMEIGHLQDPRQMADFSPDAMHLLSPSNHFWFAYAYACRIVWALAARGESEAADRLCGALFTAADKLNMKTPCAVALSMRAYIRCRHGDFTTAIDLAGAALRSIPPRGWGVAIGLPLSVLVAAHTAVGRLEEAQRYVDYWVPKEMFDSVVGLEYLRSRGQYCLATNRPYAALNDFMASGMLIDQWPVDFGDLAPWRVDAAEAYLRVHEPAEAKRLALEELKLSPDRPLSTRGRALRILAMAEDPDKRRLLLYQSAKCLREQGDRYELARTLAELSQDYLSTGETQQARTTWHEAQKLMDECGMSAQHESRRELVVEGVESVGSSQPPKDAGDSGHAEDDAPGTAAESAEQPVLSEAEWRVATLAASGMTNRQIAKSLYITVSTVEQHLTRIYRKLSVGNRQELSRRLWLLIGATGASSG, via the coding sequence ATGAGACTGACAGATTATCAATCCGAGCTCCGCGATGTTCTCGGCGCCGCAGCAGAAGGCAATGGCGGGCTTCTGCAAGTGATCGGGGGGCCCGGTGTCGGTAAGACCACCTTATTGGGAAGTCTGAAGGAGCGGGCGGCCGCATCGGGTGCGGTCTGTCTCACGGCGTCCGGATTCGCGGACGACACCGCCATTCCGTTCAATATCGTGGAACAGCTGATCCGATCCTCCACGGCCACCGGCGCATTGGACGTCGTGGCGCGCTGGAGGACCGCCGGGGAGCGGTATGCGGAAGCCGAGCACGATCTGCTGAGAAGTCTGGTCCGGGAGATATCCGATGTGCTGCACCGCATCGCGGGCGGCAGGCAACTGATCCTCGCGGTCGATGATGCCGAGCATGCCGACTACCCCTCCCTGATGTGTCTTCTGCATATCGCCCGGCATGCGTCCGGCACCCGCACCCTCGTCGTGATGACCAGCGGGCAGACCCACCACCTGTGCACCCGCCTTCACAGCTTCCACCACCTCTACAAGATCGATATCGGCACCCTCCCGGAGTCCGGAGTCGAACGCCTGCTGGAGCGGTACGGCGACGCCGACCTGGCCGACCGGATCCACTCCTCCTGCCACGCCATCAGCGGAGGTAACCCGAGGTTGGTCAAGGCCCTGCTGCGGGACCACCTCAAGACCGCTCGGAGCGGGGCAGGTGCGGAGGTCACGGTCGGAGCGGAGTTCCAGGACGCCTATCGCCTGTCCCTGTTGAGTCATCAGGCGCTGCTCCAGGTGGCACAGGCGCTCGCCGTGCTCGGCCCGTACGGCAGCCCCTGGCGGGTGGCCACTCTGCTCGAATGCGGTGCGGAACGCGCGTCCCGGGCCATGGACCTCCTCAACTCCGCGGGCCTGCTGCGGGACGGGCGTTTCCGGCACCCCGCGGCTCATTCCGTCGCGCTGGAGACGCTGGCGGCGGAGGACCGGGCCCGCCTCAGCGCGAAAGCGGCCGAACTTCTGTATGCCGAGGGGGCCGACCCGGTCGCGGTGGCGGAACTCCTGGTCACCGCCGACAAGACGCCGGACCAAAAGGGGGTGGCCGTGCTCTGGCAGGCGGCCCAGAAGAATCTCGACGAGGGCTGCACGGAGGAAGCGATCGCCAGTCTGCGACTCGCCGACCGCGCGGACCTCAGCCGACGGGAGCACATGGACATTCTCATGGCGCTGGTCGGCGCGTTATGGTCCAGCAATCCGGCGGCCGCCGAACCCGAGCTGGACCGCCTGCTGGCCGCGATCCGGGCGGAATCCCCCGCGGACATCCCGGAGCAGTATCAGTGCTTCCTGCTCTTCATGGTGCTGTGGTTCGGCCGGTACGCCGATGCGGACGAGACCTTCAAATGGTCGTCGGGCTGTGATGACACCGACACCGCGTCCAGTATGGCCGCCCTGCGGGTGACCCGGCAGTGGGTCACCTTCCTCAAACCGATGCTGATCCATGACTTCCCCGGACAGGATGTCCCGGACGGGGAAGTCGACGGTTTGTGGGCGGCCAATCTGGAGCACGGGCTCCAGCTCTCCGTGGACGAGCTGGGCATGGAGATCGGACATCTTCAGGATCCTCGGCAGATGGCGGACTTCTCCCCCGACGCCATGCACCTGTTGTCGCCCTCCAACCATTTCTGGTTCGCTTACGCATACGCCTGCCGGATCGTCTGGGCATTGGCCGCCAGGGGAGAATCGGAGGCGGCGGACCGGCTGTGCGGGGCGCTCTTCACCGCGGCCGACAAGCTGAACATGAAGACCCCGTGCGCCGTCGCCCTGTCCATGCGCGCCTATATCCGATGCCGCCATGGGGATTTCACTACCGCCATTGATCTCGCGGGTGCGGCCTTGCGTTCCATCCCGCCGCGCGGCTGGGGTGTCGCCATCGGATTGCCGCTGTCCGTGCTGGTGGCGGCCCACACCGCCGTCGGCAGACTCGAAGAGGCCCAGCGGTATGTGGATTACTGGGTGCCGAAGGAAATGTTCGACAGCGTGGTGGGCCTGGAGTACCTCCGCTCCCGGGGGCAGTACTGCCTGGCCACCAATCGCCCGTACGCCGCGCTGAACGACTTCATGGCGAGCGGGATGCTGATCGACCAGTGGCCCGTGGACTTCGGTGACCTGGCGCCCTGGCGCGTCGACGCCGCCGAGGCGTATCTGCGGGTCCATGAACCGGCGGAGGCCAAGAGACTCGCCCTGGAAGAACTCAAGCTGTCGCCCGACCGGCCCTTGAGCACCCGGGGCAGAGCGCTGCGCATCCTGGCCATGGCCGAGGACCCGGACAAGCGCAGACTGCTCCTCTACCAGTCCGCCAAGTGCCTGCGCGAGCAGGGTGACCGTTATGAGCTCGCCCGCACGCTGGCCGAGCTCAGCCAGGACTACCTCAGCACCGGGGAGACCCAACAGGCGCGCACCACCTGGCACGAGGCGCAGAAGCTGATGGACGAGTGCGGGATGAGCGCCCAGCACGAGAGCCGGCGAGAGCTCGTCGTGGAGGGTGTTGAGAGCGTCGGGAGCTCTCAACCGCCCAAGGACGCGGGGGATTCCGGACACGCCGAGGACGACGCCCCCGGCACAGCGGCCGAGAGCGCCGAACAACCCGTCCTGTCGGAGGCCGAGTGGCGGGTGGCCACGCTGGCGGCGTCCGGAATGACCAACCGGCAGATCGCCAAGAGTCTGTACATCACCGTCAGCACCGTGGAGCAGCATCTGACCCGTATCTACCGCAAGCTCTCGGTGGGAAATCGGCAGGAGCTGTCACGCCGGCTGTGGCTGCTCATAGGTGCCACGGGAGCGTCGTCCGGCTGA
- a CDS encoding TetR/AcrR family transcriptional regulator has protein sequence MVPRSPSVNEELRRRSQARLLEATVELIGEHGYEATTLADIADRAGAARGLVSYYFPGKRQLLQTAVHRLMHMELARVLEREPRPEGEEAGRELLARAIDAILGLARDRPRLMRTHMAGILTAEGFIQCPEQQRLAALLRDTVTRYGSEDPEADYRLLRALLMGAVVAVLLPGAPMAPERLRAELFHRYGLDWELGLPPGDEPPGESR, from the coding sequence ATGGTCCCCCGAAGCCCGTCGGTCAATGAGGAGTTGCGGCGCCGATCCCAGGCCCGTCTGCTGGAGGCGACGGTCGAGCTGATCGGCGAGCACGGCTACGAGGCGACCACCCTCGCCGATATCGCCGACCGGGCCGGGGCGGCCCGCGGTCTGGTGTCGTACTACTTCCCGGGCAAGCGGCAGCTGCTACAGACGGCCGTCCACCGGCTGATGCACATGGAGCTGGCCCGGGTGCTCGAGCGGGAGCCGCGGCCGGAGGGCGAGGAGGCCGGGCGGGAGCTGCTGGCGCGGGCGATCGACGCGATCCTGGGCCTGGCCCGGGACCGGCCGCGGCTGATGCGGACGCATATGGCCGGGATCCTCACCGCCGAGGGTTTCATCCAGTGCCCCGAGCAGCAGCGGCTGGCCGCCCTGCTGCGGGACACCGTCACGCGGTACGGCTCCGAGGACCCCGAGGCCGACTACCGGCTGCTGCGCGCCCTGCTGATGGGCGCGGTGGTCGCGGTGCTGCTGCCGGGCGCGCCGATGGCGCCCGAGCGGCTGCGGGCGGAGCTGTTCCACCGCTACGGACTGGACTGGGAGCTGGGGCTCCCGCCGGGCGACGAGCCGCCCGGCGAGAGCCGATGA
- a CDS encoding FAD-dependent oxidoreductase, with product MLRVAVIGSGPSGVYAAQALVQQQAVPEVSVHVLDRLPCPYGLVRYGVAPDHEKIKSLQNTLRMVLEHPRVSFLGNVQVGPPPLVPERLLGLYHAVVYCVGAATDRRLGVPGEELPGSFSATEFVSWYSAHPDATVDSFALGAGSAVVIGVGNVAVDVARILARGAEELRPTDVPHAALGALSESQVSDIHMVGRRGPSQAKFTTKELRELGALTGADVLVHPEELALDPAYADPSGLPGINRRNVEVLRDWARRAPTGRPRRIHLRFFLKPVALLGEGAVRAVRFERTAPDGRGGVAGTGVFEDIEAPLVLRSVGYRGVPLPGLPFDEERGTVPNAAGRVLRGGVPSPGEYVAGWIKRGPTGVIGTNRPCAKETVASLLADADALAARPVAPDPLRALREAGVEPVEWTGWLRIEAAEEALGEALGRTKVKIPDWTGLLGAARGQE from the coding sequence GTGCTTCGCGTCGCGGTCATCGGTTCCGGGCCGAGCGGGGTGTACGCCGCCCAAGCGCTCGTCCAGCAGCAGGCCGTCCCCGAGGTGTCGGTGCATGTGCTGGACCGGCTGCCCTGTCCCTACGGGCTGGTGCGCTACGGTGTCGCACCCGACCACGAGAAGATCAAGTCGCTACAGAACACGCTGCGCATGGTCCTGGAGCACCCCCGGGTCAGCTTCCTCGGCAATGTGCAGGTGGGCCCGCCCCCGCTGGTGCCCGAGCGGCTGCTCGGGCTCTACCACGCGGTGGTCTACTGCGTGGGCGCGGCCACCGACCGGCGGCTCGGCGTTCCGGGCGAGGAGCTGCCGGGCAGCTTCTCCGCGACCGAGTTCGTCTCCTGGTACAGCGCCCATCCCGACGCGACCGTCGACTCCTTCGCGCTCGGGGCGGGCTCCGCCGTCGTCATCGGGGTGGGCAATGTCGCGGTGGACGTGGCGCGCATTCTGGCCCGTGGGGCGGAGGAGCTGAGGCCCACCGATGTGCCGCACGCCGCCCTCGGGGCGCTGTCCGAGAGCCAGGTCTCGGACATCCATATGGTCGGCAGGCGGGGGCCGTCGCAGGCGAAGTTCACCACCAAGGAGCTGCGCGAGCTGGGCGCGCTGACCGGCGCCGATGTGTTGGTGCACCCCGAGGAGCTGGCGCTGGACCCGGCGTACGCGGACCCGTCGGGGCTGCCGGGGATCAACCGGCGCAATGTCGAGGTGCTGCGCGACTGGGCGCGGCGCGCGCCCACCGGCCGGCCGCGCCGGATCCATCTGCGGTTCTTCCTCAAGCCGGTGGCGCTGCTCGGCGAGGGCGCGGTGCGCGCGGTGCGCTTCGAGCGGACCGCGCCGGACGGGCGCGGCGGGGTCGCGGGCACCGGGGTGTTCGAGGACATCGAGGCGCCGCTGGTGCTGCGGTCGGTGGGCTATCGGGGGGTGCCGCTGCCGGGGCTGCCGTTCGACGAGGAGCGCGGCACGGTCCCCAACGCGGCGGGGCGGGTGCTGCGCGGCGGCGTGCCCTCGCCCGGGGAGTACGTGGCGGGGTGGATCAAGCGCGGCCCGACCGGGGTGATCGGCACCAACCGGCCGTGCGCGAAGGAGACCGTGGCCTCGCTGCTGGCCGACGCGGACGCGCTCGCCGCCCGCCCGGTGGCGCCGGATCCGCTGCGGGCGCTGCGCGAGGCGGGGGTGGAGCCGGTGGAGTGGACCGGTTGGCTGCGGATCGAGGCGGCCGAGGAGGCGCTCGGCGAGGCGCTGGGGCGTACGAAGGTGAAGATCCCGGACTGGACGGGGCTGCTGGGCGCGGCACGCGGGCAGGAGTGA
- a CDS encoding 3-dehydroquinate synthase family protein, translating into MTTSTSSPAASSASASRQVTVGLAERSYTVHIGRGVQRLLPHVVAALGARKAVVVTARPPERTPDPGVPSLVVPARDGEEAKDLAAVTDLCRRFVGFGLTRSDVVVSCGGGTTTDTVGLAAALYHRGTPVVHVPTSLLAQVDASVGGKTAVNLPEGKNLVGAYWQPAAVLCDLDHLDTLPEREWRNGLGEIARCHFIGAPDLDRLPLLDQIAASVTLKAGVVAADERDSGLRHLLNYGHTLGHALERATGFALRHGEGVAIGTVFAGRLAGALGRIGPERVAEHREVVARYGLPTGLPPQVSAPELVELMRLDKKATDGLTFVLDGPEGPGLVRGISEETVSATLAEMPREPEG; encoded by the coding sequence TTGACCACGTCGACTTCCAGTCCGGCCGCCAGTTCCGCGTCTGCTTCCCGGCAGGTCACCGTAGGGCTGGCCGAACGCTCGTACACCGTTCACATCGGACGCGGTGTGCAGCGGCTGCTCCCGCACGTGGTGGCCGCCCTGGGGGCGCGCAAGGCGGTGGTGGTCACCGCGCGGCCCCCCGAGCGGACCCCCGACCCGGGCGTGCCCTCGCTCGTCGTACCGGCCCGTGACGGGGAGGAGGCCAAGGACCTGGCCGCCGTGACGGACCTGTGCCGCCGGTTCGTCGGATTCGGGCTGACCCGCTCGGATGTGGTGGTGTCGTGCGGCGGCGGCACCACGACCGACACGGTGGGCCTGGCCGCCGCCCTCTACCACCGGGGCACACCGGTCGTCCATGTGCCGACCTCGCTGCTGGCCCAGGTGGACGCGAGTGTCGGCGGGAAGACCGCGGTCAATCTGCCCGAGGGCAAGAACCTCGTCGGCGCCTACTGGCAGCCCGCGGCCGTGCTCTGCGACCTCGACCACCTGGACACCCTGCCCGAACGCGAGTGGCGCAACGGCCTCGGTGAGATCGCCCGCTGCCACTTCATCGGCGCGCCCGATCTCGACCGGCTGCCGCTGCTCGACCAGATCGCGGCCAGTGTGACGCTCAAGGCGGGCGTCGTCGCCGCGGACGAACGGGACTCGGGACTGCGCCACCTGCTCAACTACGGCCACACCCTGGGGCATGCGCTGGAACGTGCCACCGGGTTCGCGCTGCGGCACGGGGAGGGCGTGGCCATCGGCACGGTGTTCGCCGGGCGGCTCGCCGGCGCGCTGGGACGCATCGGCCCGGAGCGGGTCGCCGAGCACCGTGAGGTGGTCGCCCGCTATGGCCTGCCGACCGGGCTGCCCCCGCAGGTCTCCGCCCCCGAGCTGGTGGAGCTGATGCGGCTGGACAAGAAGGCCACCGACGGGCTGACGTTCGTCCTGGACGGACCCGAGGGGCCCGGACTGGTGCGCGGGATCTCCGAGGAGACGGTCAGCGCCACCCTCGCGGAGATGCCCCGCGAACCGGAGGGCTGA